A stretch of Pseudoliparis swirei isolate HS2019 ecotype Mariana Trench chromosome 14, NWPU_hadal_v1, whole genome shotgun sequence DNA encodes these proteins:
- the dock9b gene encoding dedicator of cytokinesis protein 9 isoform X10: MASAPPEARKFTRGLNKPGTAAELRQSVSEAVRTSVLMVKPKVIEPLDYESVILQRKTQIISDVMRDMLQFPMDDFQISTLRRQGRTLFSTVPETAEKEAHSLFVQECIKTYKSDWLVVNYKYEEYSGDFRQLPNKVLRPEKLAAHLFEVDEDVEKDEDTASLGSQKGGVSKHGWLYKGNMNSAISVTMRSFKRRYFHLAQLGDGSYNLNFYKDENTSKEPKGTIFLDSCMGVVQNIKVRRFAFELKMQDKSTFLLAADSEAEMEEWIGTLNKILHSGFEQAVQEKRNGDLHDDEEHGKTDLSSGSFQDSFQTARDIECKRRSEARLKLFTLDPDTQKLDLSGIEPDVRQFEEKFGKRVLVSCQDLSFNLQGCVAENEEGPTTNVEPFYVVLSLFDVQNGRKISADFHVDLNHPLVRQMTSGSGHKQECHINGGGVGDGDDDGPLAGRRQASGLPADALQYPRHGVFSVTCPHPEIFLVARMEKVLQGGITHCTEPYMKSSDSAKIGQKVLKNAKMACSRLGQYRMPFAWAARPVFKDASGTLDKSSRFSALYRQDSSKLSDEDMFKLLADFRKPEKMAKLPVLLGNLDVTIDSVAPDVTNCVTSSYVPVRTFEGAGPGSALLEVEEFVPCIAKCSQPFTIYKNHLYVYPKHLKYDGQKSFAKARNIAVCIEFKDSDSDEAQPVKCIYGHPGAPLFTKQAYATVLHHQQNPEFYDEIKIELPTQLHEKHHLLFTFYHVSCESNSKKKDLVEAPVGSAWLPLLRDGRVIMNEQLLPVAANLPTGYLGSQDGINKHSGSEIKWVDGGKPLFRVSTHLVSTVYTQDQHLHNFFHHCQIMETSEQASEGELVKYLKSLHAMEGHVMVNFLPTILNQLFCVLTRATHEDVAVNVTRVMVHVVAQCHEEGLEHYLRSYIKYVFKPDAYSSTDVKTVHEELAKAMTAILKPSTDFLTSNKLLKYSWYFFEALVKSMAHYLIESGKVKLSRNLRFSASFHHAAETLVNMLMPHITQKYKDNLDAARNANHSLAVFIKRCFTFMDRGFIFKQINNYMNCFMPGDPKTLYEFKFEFLRVVCNHEHYVPLNLPMPFGKGRIQRFQDLQLDYSLTDDFCQNHFLVGLLLREAGGALQEFREIRQIAIQVLKGLMIKHTFDDRYAAKSQQARLATLYLPLFGLLQENVYRLDLKESAPFSNHNNAREDSLVPNFMVTPQKPGSCIENALHKDVFGVISGTASPHSSTPNISSVQHADSRGSLVSTDSGNSLLDKSSDKTNSLEKSQCASALGSAVLRCNKLDRDEIKNVLMCFLHILKSMSEEALFAYWNKAAPSELTDFFTLIEVCLYQFRYMGKRFIVRAGILHARLQQLGTLENAHTFNNMYSHTDADVSSQCLLEANVSTEVCLTVLDTLSIFIMGFKTQLHSDLGHNPLMKKVFQVHLCFLQIPQSEAALKQVFTSLRNFIYKFPCTFFDGRADMCASLCYEILKCCNSKLSSIRSDAAHLLYFLMKSNFDYTGRKSFVRTHLQVVIAVSQLIADVIGIGGTRFQQSLSIINNCANSDKSIKHTAFPSDVKDLTKRIRTVLMATEQMKEHENDPEMLVDLQYSLAKSYTSTPELRKTWLDSMARIHNKNGDFSEAAMCYVHVAALVAEYLWRKGMFRQGCSAFRVTTPNIDEEAAMMEDVGMQDVHFNEEVLMELLEECADGLWKAERYELIADVYRLIIPIYEQRRDFEKLTHLYDTLHRAYTKVMEVMHSGKRLLGTYFRVAFFGQGFFEDEDGKEYIYKEPKFTPLSEISQRLLKLYSDKFGQENVKIIQDSSKVNPKDLDSKYAYIQVTHVTAHLDDKELEDRKSDFEKSHNIRRFVFETPFTVSGKKQGGVDEQCKRRTVLTTTHCFPYVKKRIAVMYQHQTDLSPIEVAIDEMSAKVGELRLLCSAPEVDMIRLQLKLQGSISVQVNAGPLAYARAFLDDDSAKKNPDNKVKQLKEVFRQFVDACGQALGVNERLIKEDQQEYQDEMKANYRDLTRELSNIMHEQINPVEDGTRSSLSDSVGIFNAISGTPTSANPHGSTTVL, from the exons ATCTCCACCCTGCGGCGCCAGGGCAGGACGCTGTTCTCCACCGTGCCAGAGACTGCAGAGAAAGAAGCTCACTCGCTGTTTGTCCAAGAG TGCATCAAGACCTACAAGTCCGACTGGCTCGTTGTCAACTACAAGTACGAGGAGTATTCTGGAGACTTCCGCCAGCTCCCAAA TAAGGTGTTGAGACCAGAGAAGCTGGCAGCTCACCTGTTTGAGGTGGATGAAGACGTGGAGAAAGACGAG GACACAGCTTCCCTGGGCTCTCAGAAGGGAGGAGTCTCTAAACATGGTTGGCTGTACAAGGGAAACATGAACAGTGCAATCAGTGTTACGATGCGG TCCTTCAAGAGGAGGTACTTCCATCTGGCCCAGCTGGGAGATGGATCCTACAACCTCAACTTCTACAAGGACGAGAACACCTCCAAGGAACCCAAAGGAACCATCTTCCTCGACTCATGCATGGGCGTTGTTCAG aACATCAAAGTGCGCCGGTTCGCTTTTGAGCTGAAGATGCAGGACAAGAGCACCTTTCTTCTGGCCGCGGACAGCGAAGCGGAGATGGAGGAGTGGATCGGCACCCTCAACAAGATCCTCCACAGCGGCTTTGAGCAGGCCGTGCAGGAGAAGAGGAACGGAGACCTGCACGACG ACGAGGAGCACGGAAAAACCGACCTCTCTTCTGGAAGTTTCCAGGACAGCTTTCAG ACCGCCAGAGATATTGAGTGCAAACGGAGGAGTGAAGCTCGCCTGAAGCTCTTCACTCTGGACCCTGACACACAG AAACTGGACTTATCTGGCATTGAGCCGGACGTGCGTCAGTTTGAAGAGAAGTTCGGGAAGAGAGTCCTGGTCAGTTGCCAGGACCTGTCTTTCAACCTGCAGGGCTGCGTCGCCGAGAACGAAGAGGGGCCGACCACTAAT GTGGAGCCTTTCTACGTGGTCCTGTCCCTCTTCGACGTCCAGAACGGCAGAAAGATCTCGGCCGACTTCCACGTGGATCTTAACCACCCTTTGGTGCGACAAATGACATCAGGCTCCGGTCACAAGCAGGAGTGTCACATCAACGGCGGTGGCGTCGGCGATGGCGACGACGACGGGCCCCTGGCTGGACGACGGCAGGCCAGTGGGCTCCCGGCGGACGCCCTCCAGTACCCCAGACACGGGGTCTTCTCAGTCACGTGCCCACATCCAGAGATCTTCCTGGTGGCCAGGATGGAGAAGGTCCTGCAGGGGGGGATCACCCACTGCACAGAACCCTACATGAAGAGCTCAGACTCCGCCAAG ATTGGTCAGAAGGTGCTGAAGAATGCCAAGATGGCCTGCAGCAGACTAGGACAGTACAGGATGCCTTTCGCCTGGGCTGCTAG GCCGGTGTTCAAAGACGCATCGGGAACTTTGGACAAAAGCTCTCGCTTCTCAGCTCTTTACAGACAGGACAGCAGCAAGCTGTCAGACGAGGACATGTTCAAACTGCTGGCTGACTTCAGAAA ACCGGAGAAAATGGCCAAGCTCCCTGTGCTCCTGGGGAACCTGGATGTAACCATTGACAGCGTGGCCCCGGATGTAACCA ACTGCGTCACTTCCTCCTACGTCCCCGTGAGGACCTTCGAAGGCGCCGGGCCCGGCAGCGCTCtcctggaggtggaggagttcgTGCCCTGCATCGCCAAGTGCTCCCAGCCATTCACCATCTATAAGAACCACCTCTACGTGTACCCCAAACACCTCAAATATGACGGACAGAAATCCTTTGCTAAG GCGAGGAATATTGCAGTTTGCATTGAGTTCAAGGATTCGGATTCGGATGAGGCCCAGCCGGTGAAG TGCATCTACGGCCATCCAGGAGCTCCTCTCTTCACTAAGCAGGCATACGCCACCGTCCTGCACCATCAGCAGAACCCAGAGTTCTATGATGAG ATAAAGATAGAGCTCCCTACCCAGCTGCATGAGAAACATCACCTTCTCTTCACCTTCTACCACGTTAGCTGTGAGAGCAACAGCAAGAAGAAAGACCTGGTGGAGgctccag TGGGTTCAGCATGGCTGCCTCTGCTGAGGGATGGCAGAGTCATCATGAACGAACAGCTGCTGCCGGTGGCCGCCAATCTGCCCACCGGGTACCTTGGTTCTCAAGATGGTATCAATAAG CACTCTGGCTCGGAGATCAAATGGGTCGACGGAGGAAAACCTCTGTTCAGAGTCTCAACTCATCTCGTCTCCACGGTTTACACTCAG GATCAGCACTTGCACAACTTTTTCCACCACTGTCAAATTATGGAGACGTCAGAACAAGCTTCAGAGGGGGAGCTGGTTAAATACCTGAAG AGTCTCCATGCGATGgagggtcatgtgatggtcaacTTTCTGCCCACCATCCTCAACCAGCTGTTCTGCGTCCTAACCAGAGCCACACACGAGGATGTGGCTGTCAACGTGACCag GGTGATGGTTCATGTTGTGGCCCAGTGCCACGAAGAGGGGCTTGAACATTATTTGAGATCTTATATCAAG tATGTGTTCAAGCCGGATGCTTATTCCTCAACCGATGTAAAAACAGTTCACGAGGAGCTAGCTAAAGCCATGACGGCCATTCTCAAGCCGTCCACAGACTTCCTAACCAGCAACAAGCTGCTAAAG tATTCATGGTACTTCTTTGAAGCTCTGGTGAAATCAATGGCTCATTATCTCATCGAGAGCGGGAAGGTCAAG ctctccagGAACCTGCGTTTCTCGGCTTCCTTTCACCATGCAGCGGAGACTCTCGTGAATATGCTGATGCCACACATCACCCAGAAATACAAGGATAACCTGGATGCAGCTCGCAATGCCAATCACAGCCTGGCCGTTTTCATCAAG CGCTGCTTCACTTTCATGGACAGAGGCTTCATATTCAAGCAGATCAATAACTACATGAATTGCTTTATGCCTGGAGACCCCAAG ACTTTGTATGAATTCAAGTTTGAGTTCCTTCGCGTTGTTTGCAACCATGAGCACTATGTCCCTCTTAATCTTCCCATGCCCTTTGGAAAAGGCAGAATTCAAAGGTTCCAAG ATCTTCAGCTGGACTATTCTCTGACTGACGACTTCTGTCAAAACCACTTCCTGGTGGGGTTGCTGCTGAGGGAGGCGGGTGGCGCTCTTCAGGAGTTTCGAGAGATCCGTCAGATCGCCATCCAGGTGCTCAAGGGCCTGATGATCAAACACACTTTCGACGACCGCTATGCAGCAAAA AGCCAGCAGGCCAGACTCGCcaccctctacctccctctgtTTGGTCTGCTCCAGGAGAATGTGTACAGACTTGACTTGAAGGAGTCCGCCCCCTTCAGCAACCACAAT AATGCCAGGGAAGACTCTCTGGTACCCAACTTCATGGTGACCCCCCAGAAACCTGGGAGCTGCATAGAAAATGCTCTCCACAAAGACGTGTTTGGAGTCATCTCTGGAACAG CCTCCCCTCACAGCTCCACTCCCAACATCAGCTCAGTGCAGCATGCAGACTCCAGAGGCTCTCTGGTCTCCACCGACTCTGGAAACAGCCTGCTGGACAAGAGCAGTGACAAGACCAACTCCCTGGAGAAG tccCAGTGCGCCTCGGCTCTGGGCAGCGCCGTGCTGCGCTGCAACAAACTGGACCGGGACGAGATCAAAAACGTGCTCATGTGCTTCCTGCACATCCTCAAGAGCATGTCAGAGG AGGCTCTTTTTGCATACTGGAACAAAGCCGCTCCGTCCGAACTGACGGACTTCTTCACATTGATAGA AGTCTGCCTCTATCAGTTCAGATACATGGGGAAGAGATTCATCGTCAG GGCTGGGATCTTGCACGCCCGCCTTCAGCAGCTGGGGACTCTGGAGAACGCTCACACCTTCAACAACA TGTACTCGCACACGGACGCAGACGTGAGCAGCCAGTGCCTGCTGGAGGCCAACGTGTCCACCGAGGTCTGTCTGACGGTGCTGGACACGCTCAGCATCTTCATCATGGGCTTCAAG ACGCAGCTGCATTCGGACCTCGGTCACAACCCCCTGATGAAGAAAGTGTTCCAGGTGCACCTGTGCTTCCTGCAGATCCCTCAGTCCGAGGCCGCCCTCAAACAGGTCTTCACCTCCCTGAGGAACTTCATCTACAAG ttCCCCTGCACCTTCTTCGATGGCCGGGCCGACATGTGCGCCTCTCTGTGCTATGAAATCCTCAAGTGCTGCAACTCCAAGCTGAGCTCCATCCGCAGCGACGCCGCCCATCTCCTCTACTTCCTCATGAAAAGCAACTTTGACTACACGGGACGCAAGTCCTTCGTCCGAACACACCTGCAG GTGGTCATCGCCGTCAGTCAGCTGATTGCCGATGTCATCGGCATCGGGGGGACCCGTTTCCAGCAGTCGCTCTCCATCATCAACAACTGTGCCAACAGTGACAAGAGCATCAAG CACACAGCATTTCCGTCCGACGTGAAGGACCTGACCAAGCGCATCAGGACGGTGCTGATGGCCACGGAGCAGATGAAGGAGCACGAGAACGACCCCGAGATGCTGGTGGACCTCCAGTACAGCTTGGCCAAGTCCTACACCAGCACGCCCGAGCTACGCAAGACCTGGCTGGACAGCATGGCCCGCATCCACAACAAGAACGGAGATTTCTCAGAG GCCGCCATGTGCTACGTGCACGTTGCTGCCCTGGTAGCGGAGTACCTGTGGAGGAAAG GCATGTTCAGGCAGGGCTGCTCGGCCTTCCGCGTCACCACCCCCAACATCGACgaggaggcggccatgatggagGACGTCGGGATGCAGGACGTCCACTTCAACGAG gAGGTGctgatggagctgttggaggaGTGCGCTGACGGCCTCTGGAAGGCGGAGCGTTACGAGCTCATCGCTGACGTCTACAGGCTCATCATCCCCATCTACGAGCAGCGCCGGGACTTTGAG AAACTGACTCACCTGTATGATACCCTCCACCGTGCCTACACTaaagtgatggaggtgatgcacTCTGGCAAAAGACTGCTGGGCACCTACTTCAGAGTGGCCTTTTTTGGACAG ggcTTCTTTGAGGATGAAGACGGAAAGGAGTACATCTACAAGGAGCCCAAGTTCACCCCGCTGTCTGAGATCTCCCAGAGGCTCCTGAAGCTCTACTCCGACAAGTTCGGTCAGGAGAACGTGAAGATCATCCAGGACTCGAGCAAG GTGAACCCGAAGGACCTGGACTCCAAGTACGCCTACATCCAGGTGACCCACGTCACGGCCCACCTGGACGacaaggagctggaggacaggaAGAGCGACTTCGAGAAGAGCCACAACATCCGGCGCTTCGTCTTCGAGACGCCGTTCACCGTGTCGGGCAAGAAGCAGGGCGGCGTGGATGAGCAGTGCAAGCGGAGGACCGTCCTCACCA CCACCCACTGTTTCCCGTACGTGAAGAAGCGCATCGCCGTCATGTACCAGCACCAGACCGACCTGAGCCCCATCGAGGTGGCCATCGACGAGATGAGCGCCAAGGTGGGCGAGCTGCGACTGCTGTGCTCGGCCCCCGAGGTGGACATGATCCGCCTGCAGCTCAAGCTGCAAGGCAGCATCAGTGTACAG GTCAACGCCGGTCCACTTGCGTACGCCAGAGCCTTCCTCGACGACGATAGTGCCAAGAAGAATCCTGACAACAAGGTCAAACAGCTGAAAGAGGTGTTCAG GCAGTTCGTGGACGCCTGCGGTCAGGCGCTGGGCGTGAACGAGCGTCTGATCAAAGAGGACCAGCAGGAGTACCAGGACGAGATGAAGGCCAACTACAGGGACCTGACCCGGGAGCTGTCCAACATCATGCACGAGCAG ATAAACCCAGTGGAAGACGGCACCAGGAGCTCTCTGTCCGACTCCGTGGGCATCTTCAACGCCATCAGCGGCACGCCAACCAGTGCCAACCCGCACGGCTCCACCACCGTACTCTGA